The sequence GTGTTACTTCTATCTAAACAAGTATGGAAAAAATTATTCACTTTGGACATGCTGGCTTCTCATGGGGGATTTTGTCCATACAGCTCCTAGTAACAATTATTGTTAGAGTCTCTATTCCTGCATGCACCCCTTTCATGACCTTTTTTCCTACCCTGTGCACTTGCAATTGTCCCCCTGCTTTTTAAGTGATTTCAAGTGATCCCAGCAATTCACCCATGAACACATCATAAATCCAtcattaggaaaaaaaaaataaataaacaaacagcatgaattttaaaagtctCGCTACCTCTaaaccaatttctttcaagatAATCGAGTTATATCTCCATAACTTAACAATCTTGTCcaactattattaaattacatgCATATATACAAATATCCTATATTTAGTTTCACATGCATATCGTTGTATATGGTCAATGTATATGGTTTTGCACATGCCATTAAATATGGCTGGTTGAATTAGGAGGACAAAGGAATTTGGAAGATAGTAAGATAATCAAATACACATATGCAAGGACTCACGAGCTAGAAATATTAATGTTTGGAACAAGTACCATTAATTTAATCCAGACATCGATCTTAACCCACAAACACCATTTAGGTAAGAGTCAAAAGCCTCAcctatataaataaacaagttAAACTATAGTTTTGTGCTTATGATGTACGagcaaacaaaacaaaaaatgaagGCAAATAATTTGATTGGTTTGGGTTATATTAGATTTTTGGTCGGTATTTTCTCCTCAGCATTAGCCAATAATGTACAACTCTGCTAACTTGTATAAGCCAAAGGGTTAATTGAGGAGAAAACCTGGTCGCAAATGTTTCGGCCATAAATTAAGCTAAAGCTGGATTAGGTTTAAAAAGCaaagagaaacaaagaatCTGATTACTGGCCAAAAGCCCAAAACGACAAAAAGGTTTTGCCTCAATAAAACAGCAGAGTGGAAATACAAGCAGCGCTTTTGTAGGACCCAAGCAATGACACTAAGAGACAGATTGAATCCCAGACGTTATTTTCACAAAAACATACATCAACACCAATGAGCCTTCTCTAATTCCAAGATTTTATGATTAGACCATCTATAGTAGGgcataagaatatatatatatatatatatatatatattaagaaaaatattaaaatattataaaaaataaattcagctatctattaaaatatattaaatttaaaatattaaaccaaTTAAATGactataaatatgtatttagcGTAAACCTAAGACACGGAATGGACTAAGAAATTTTGATAAGTGTATCCCTGTAGGAACAAGAAATTAGGCTGACCCAAAGGGAATATGCATAGTTATATttttgcaaaaagaaaaagacgaGGAGAGGAGAGGAGAGGAGAAAAAGAGACGGCAGTCGTCGAGCAATTCTGAAACCCCTGACCTGATCTTTAAACCCTGGTGTTTGTCTGCTCTCTCACTTcctttgagaaaaagaaaaaagaaaatctcttttttccttttctttttttactgtTTAGGTTCCACCACTTTCCTCACTTCTCTGACCACTAAAGACACCAACCCAGTCCTCACTCCTGACTCGCGGACCCATAAATAATCCAAAAACTaactcattattattattattattcatccATCCATTCATTCACAAAAAAGCAACTGAGTTATCATTTCTATTCTACGGAACATGTTTGGCAaacccaaaaataaaaaactaaatttgattCAGAATTAACTTGTTCTAAATTGAATTGCAGGTTAGCTTGGTTTGCATAACATATGCTACAAGCAAATTGAATTGGAACTTATTCAAGTGAGTATTTGCCTTGCCCTCAACCTGAACTAATTAATAGTTCAATAAAGGATCAATTCACAAATTTTAGGATTTATTAGGCTCCTTCATGCTTGTATAAAAGATCTGCTTATCGGTAATTTCACtttgaaagaaagatgaagcTCTGTAGACACTAGTAAAAGTTCAGGTAGGCGTCCTCCGCTAGTTTAGCAATAACACCAAACATCACTCACCTTTGTTAACCCTAACCAAAAGAGTTCCTCCCATAGTAAAAACACATaacattgttttttttttcttaagtaataaaaaaaagataccCATTTAcagaaatggaagaaaatgATGGACTAATGAACTGATGATAACTTAATTCCTAGCTACAGAATCGCCACATCTAAAGAAACCTGAAAATACATACAATACTAcgctatatttatcaacacaATTCTGATAATATCAGACCCAATTTTCCCGCCTTTCTGGGATAATTAAACACTTTGAATTCGAGAAACTTTCGCTTCACCTGATGATTTCCTTGACAATTCATGGGATGGATCGCTTACTGACCTTGACAACAGAGAAGAATCACAATCtgttcaaattaaattaaactaaattatattaattcattCATTAGGTCAGTTGATAAACGGtactaaatattaaactaCCTCTAGAGGCATTGAATGATCTTTTGCAGTGAAGAATAGCACTTTGGATTCCATCCTGTTGTTGCAACAGCGAATCATCCCTTCTCCTTGACGACGATGACGGAGCCGCCGCCACCGCAGACGACGCTGATCTGCTTTTCCCCAAATGTTTACACACAACTCTGAGTCCTGCTTGTTTCAAGCTCTTCACATTGCTCACTGCAGCCGTTATTTCCGTCTCCGGTTGCTTCTTCTCAGCAATTACTGTTGTTGGCGAAGAATTCTGGGCTGTAACCGCCGTTGAAGGAGGTGGTTGTTTGGGTCCAGAATCTGAGCTTAACTTGTCTGCATAGCGTTTCGAAACACGAATATAAAGTGGTCTgactttcttcttcaaatagTTCTGCATTACGTCTTTTGAAAATCGTTTCTCATCTGAAGATGGCGCGCTGATAGCAGTGGCAGTTTCCTGTATATTAGTTTGCTTGTGCGATTTATTAGCGCTTTTACTGTTGTCTCTCGTGAAGAGAGAAACGATAGGCACTTCTTCTACCTTAAACTTGACAGTAAAAAACCTGTTCTGTTTTGTtgcttcctcttctttctcatcttcttgtTGTTGACTCTGTTTATTAGGACTAGTACTAGAAGCCGCTGTTTCATTATTAGCCTCTGATGCTGGCTTATCATTTACTGGTTTCTCTAATTTGGACTTTTTGAATCCTAACATGAAGACTCGAAATTTAGTTGCGGATTTCAAGAAAGAAACTGGGAACTGAGGCTTCGAATTAGGCTCTGAGGCATCAATGATTACAGAAGAacaggaagaagaagaagaaggctCAATTGGAACGAGTCTtcctttgaaaaataaatcatcaGAAGGTGAAACCGAAACATCTTGATCAATACGCTCATTCAGCGTGAAATTAAACTGACAATCATCCTCCTCCTCGTCAGACTCAGTATCACCATTAACTCTATTACTgctttgttcttcttcttcttcgtcgGGCACGTCGAACTCCAAGTCGAAAAAAGGACCATCATCGTCATCTTCGCCATCGTCGTCGTCATCGGTCTCAATGGGGTTTTGAGTGACAATGGTGGTGGCGCGTGAGTTAAGAGTGGGATTAGCAGAGCCAAGAACGACACTACTGCCGCCGCCGCCGCCCCCTCTCCAGTATTTGAGCAAGCTAAAAGCTTCCATGGTTGGGAGAGCCAGAATAATGCAAGAAAGTCGGAAAAGGTGCAAAGAGAGATACTGGGTAATTGAGTAAAGTGAAATGGGTTTGTGTTGAtgtagataaaaaaaaataaaaaataataaaaaggaaaaggaaaaggaaaagaaaaagaaaggaagagaaagTTAGGGTTAGGGTTAGAGATAGGAATTGGAGTATGGTGGTAGTACTGGTGAAAATGGGGGTGACAGAGTATGCAGATCAGCAGAAGAaatgggttttttttctttttatttagcaGGTTAGTCATGTGAGAGCAGTCTGCCAAGTCTCAGAATCTGTAAATATATGGATAGGGAACCAGTTTCTTACCCTTTCTTCTGTTTTACTTTTTCACTGTTTTAAGTGAATTGGGTTTTTCACTGCTAACCTTTTCTTATCTCCATACTCTCTACTTTCTTGTCAAAGTATTCAAAGGTCTTCTTTTTCAAGTTTGTAACCCAAATTGTTGGTTCcagagatattttttttatttatcagctattaaataaataaataacattaaaagatttattttaaatacttatctgttttctaaataaatatttatattttaaatgtttatcTGTTAAAATGttactcatttatttatagaacCTTATCATATCTTTACTTGAGAAACGTTAGTAATCAATCAGATGTCTATTGATAGGCCATTGAAATTTGAGATAGAATTGGCAGGGGGATTGATTGACGACTCTGGGAAAGACAGAAATTTATccttcatttaaaaaaattatacttaagACATCAAgccatttaattattatttaagatcTTTTGTCTCAATCACGAAGAAACTACTGTGATAGAATAAGAGCTGTTTATACCTCAATTAAGATGTATTCATACTTCTTTACTAATctaattatacaaaaaatttGTTATAAATGTATTTGAACATCTATTTTAAATTAGGTTTAATTTAATACACATTTggaagaataataaaaaatttatacagaTAACAGATGCTGCCATTAGTTGTGCTCACTTTGTCTTTCtaattgttaaaaaagaagaaggtaaAAAGTATTGAAATTTCAGAGAAtgcattaattattaatttgacaGGACGAAAAGGACTAGATACCAGCTGCAGCTATAGCTCATGAGACTGAATAAATTGGGTCGTAGTCATTGGTTCAACTGTTGAACTCACGTGGCATACATGCAAACTGGGCACCCCTACCCTGAATccatttttaaaagtttagcCTGTAATGTAATGTTATGAGAAATTAGAGAAACCTTTGACCTGGATGACAGTGAATGAGGGTTCCATTATCTTCCATCTTTGAAACGCTGTAAACAAAAGAGAGGTAAAAGGAAAAGGTCCACTTCCACAATCCACATACGCCTGAGGAGAGAGATAAAGACTGTTCAATTTTAGAACCCACTTATAAAAGAATCACTATCTTAATATAAGTATTTGGTGGTGGGTTTTGCAGAAAGTGGTGCATCTCATTTCCTCAATATGATCCCTGATAGCTACCGTCTGATCTACATATGGACAAATAAGCCCAAAaccctttaattttcttttgttatttagtATCTGGGGACTGGGGCTATTATTTTAACATGAACCCCACTTCTGTGGATTAATTCGCTCTTAAATCTCTTATGGGTCTACTCTCTTCCAAATGGGTCACTATCCAATCCCAAAACGATAATAGTCTTCTCGCTCCAACTGTTGGGACATTTGATATACATGCGTTTGCTCACATAATTCaagttttttccttttctgttttcaaaagaaaaaatatatatatataattttcttttaatcttaaGATGATAGCTCATTACTTTAAGTTATAGTTATAATGTAATtacttttaagaaaatatattattacaaGACATTAAACAAAACTTTATCCACTAGTCCAACTTTAAACAATAGAGTATTAGGCAACCCTAGTATTAAAGGTGTTCGTAATACCTAAGAACCCTCATAATAAAGCCAATAATTCTGAAAAATAGGCAGCTTCATGTTACCTTATATTGGGACCCATAAAGGAGATAGCTATAATAATGCCGTAATTGAACATTTGTCTTCTACCGCatatttgtaaaaagaatttttaatcTGAATTTCTAAACTCATcctttaatataaataaagagaaCGAAATTCAACTATTctctttaaattaaaatatgcatTGGTTGTCAAATACAAAGCCAACAAAGCGATTTGAATTTGTATTTAGTCGCAATGGTTAGAGTATTAGTATGCATTATAATAATGGGAAGTTTAGAGTAATAAATGAAATccatttagaaaatttatattttggaTATCTGAAATTAGTAGACTGGGGAAGTGTAATCCTCAGGTATTATTTGACAGAGTCAGAAAGatatctaaaaaagaaaatcaattaaCAAAAGATGAGAAAAAGTGGGAAAAATGCCTCTACTCATGCTTTTGTTTGTGAATAAAAAGTACACTTTCACACAGCAGGTCAAAGAACCTACAGTAAGCTTATTAAAGCTTCTTAATGCTAAATGCTAAGTCACTTttcattagtttttattttttatttgataaatataaactcTTTTAATCAAAGATTGATcagctttatatatatatgcactttgatatattcataaattaattcCTAAATACTAACTATGACaatttatatctaaaacaAAATTACGTATTACtcaagttatattttttttcgcTATTTTTGAAGTTACACATTTGTgaaaataaatgtatttaGTAGTTAATCACAACaatgtataatttataaataagttgCTATGCGGGAAGGAATTATGTATAGAAGTTGTATCTTGCATAAAATGAatctatttttgtttttaaaatgttttttgTCTTATCAATAcagattaaattttatttaattctcaaaatagcaaaaaaggaaaaaaaaaaaaaacttaaaccCTGAATTTGCTTTACTAGTTAATCacaacattttaaattaaatttgtgtaCCGTTAATtctataaactttttaaaaaaaaatgaatcttGGCTATTGTATGTGTTTTATActcaattattatattaaattataaaattaacttaatatCTGCactttgtatttaatttaattataaaaaattatataatatatttaatttatgaattaatattatatttatcgcttaatttttatttaaattattataatttttaatataaactaaataaataataaaagatatatcttACATATTTCCGTTTATCATATATATTCAAAGGTTGATTGAAATTGAGGGAAGTAATAAAAAGATAGCATCCCATTTGGTAAAAGATGAACTGATTTGGCATAAGCAAATAGTTGGGGCGTGTGGGCCCATTTTGGGAAATAGAGGCACGAGAAAATCCAAAGCAAAAGGCTAAAAGAAATCAAGCGAAAGTGATGCCTATGATATCAAAACCGATAATTTCAATCATATATTTTGAAGGCGacatctccttttcttttttcttaattgaatataataaatcaataaaccTAAAgacatattattaaatattatcttaaccttttattaattaatttcttaatttgttACATATctattttgaattctaattaatataaattcttatagCAAATAAAGAATCTGCTATAAATTCAAATcacatattatttatatagcaatattcaatattttcaCATAACttctaattataatattaattatttttcatatatttttataaatttaataaataagtgatatttatcattcccgtataatttttaattataatattaacatgtaagataaaattaatcatccattataaaataatattgaattctgtaatttgaatataaataattaaagtgtattaaaaaatataaatagtaaataagaccaaacttttattattatttctatgtaattaattttataaatttaatttaaacttaaataCTACTTTGGTTACTaggaattatatatataaaactttatCACCTTTCTTAGTATAACTTATTATTCTCTTCaagttaaataattagttaattatttataaaattaattttcatataataataaaaataattattttcattaggaataatcatcaaaatagacttattttaatatataataactttctaaaaaactatattatattagttttagtaaataataattattttcatttataaaaatatatcgatttttctataaagtacaagtaattgaaaaagaatatccattttaatttttgagtcTCATTTGTACACATAAGCAATTTTTATAACagttttctataaatatataaggaaaattatttaatatataatatcaatttgTAGAATTAATAGTTAAAACATAATgctgaataattaaataaggagaaaaataataataagttttgaatcttcatataaaaattagtttataattgaatctctaaataaaaatacgaTAGTTACCATATTAAGTGTTTGAGAATATTCCTTCTAAAATCGAAAAgtaaatagaaaacaaaacaaatatttattaagtaatACTTTATGGGATAAATTCTGGCCCCACATTGTGACTTGCGAACGGTCtagctaaagaataaaaataattagaaaaatttggAGAAGAatgttgcttttctttttctcttaaagaaaataataaaaacaaaaaatggtTGCATGAAAATGATGAAGGTAATCAAAACTTCGGCATTATTTgcccccaaacttttcctTTTAGGGGATAAAGACTAAAGAGTGGCCCATAATTGTCTTCTTTTGCTAACCTTTTTCTTGATCTTTTGAAACCAACCAGCCCCCTCTTTCAGATTTAAGACTccaatcatcatcatcatttcggctatatatttatattttctttttctacttaTATATTATCACCCTCTTATTGGCCCCTCTAGCCACTACataccttttctttcttttgtttttcctttaaaattGTAACCATATTCCAAACTCTAAATGGCTCAAATGACAGATAATGGCTAATTGGGCCTGCTTGAACTAGTGAGTGTTCTATGTCACATTGTCTCTATGCTTCTAAAATTGCTCCTAAAAAGAGCAACTTCATTGATTGATTGAGTGAAGCTCGCCatgaaatctttttattaaacacATTGGATTGTTGGATCATCCTTGCAA comes from Ricinus communis isolate WT05 ecotype wild-type chromosome 5, ASM1957865v1, whole genome shotgun sequence and encodes:
- the LOC8287450 gene encoding probable membrane-associated kinase regulator 2 isoform X2 — encoded protein: MEAFSLLKYWRGGGGGGSSVVLGSANPTLNSRATTIVTQNPIETDDDDDGEDDDDGPFFDLEFDVPDEEEEEQSSNRVNGDTESDEEEDDCQFNFTLNERIDQDVSVSPSDDLFFKGRLVPIEPSSSSSCSSVIIDASEPNSKPQFPVSFLKSATKFRVFMLGFKKSKLEKPVNDKPASEANNETAASSTSPNKQSQQQEDEKEEEATKQNRFFTVKFKVEEVPIVSLFTRDNSKSANKSHKQTNIQETATAISAPSSDEKRFSKDVMQNYLKKKVRPLYIRVSKRYADKLSSDSGPKQPPPSTAVTAQNSSPTTVIAEKKQPETEITAAVSNVKSLKQAGLRVVCKHLGKSRSASSAVAAAPSSSSRRRDDSLLQQQDGIQSAILHCKRSFNASRVSDPSHELSRKSSGEAKVSRIQSV
- the LOC8287450 gene encoding probable membrane-associated kinase regulator 2 isoform X1, which encodes MEAFSLLKYWRGGGGGGSSVVLGSANPTLNSRATTIVTQNPIETDDDDDGEDDDDGPFFDLEFDVPDEEEEEQSSNRVNGDTESDEEEDDCQFNFTLNERIDQDVSVSPSDDLFFKGRLVPIEPSSSSSCSSVIIDASEPNSKPQFPVSFLKSATKFRVFMLGFKKSKLEKPVNDKPASEANNETAASSTSPNKQSQQQEDEKEEEATKQNRFFTVKFKVEEVPIVSLFTRDNSKSANKSHKQTNIQETATAISAPSSDEKRFSKDVMQNYLKKKVRPLYIRVSKRYADKLSSDSGPKQPPPSTAVTAQNSSPTTVIAEKKQPETEITAAVSNVKSLKQAGLRVVCKHLGKSRSASSAVAAAPSSSSRRRDDSLLQQQDGIQSAILHCKRSFNASRDCDSSLLSRSVSDPSHELSRKSSGEAKVSRIQSV
- the LOC8287450 gene encoding probable membrane-associated kinase regulator 2 isoform X3, which produces MEAFSLLKYWRGGGGGGSSVVLGSANPTLNSRATTIVTQNPIETDDDDDGEDDDDGPFFDLEFDVPDEEEEEQSSNRVNGDTESDEEEDDCQFNFTLNERIDQDVSVSPSDDLFFKGRLVPIEPSSSSSCSSVIIDASEPNSKPQFPVSFLKSATKFRVFMLGFKKSKLEKPVNDKPASEANNETAASSTSPNKQSQQQEDEKEEEATKQNRFFTVKFKVEEVPIVSLFTRDNSKSANKSHKQTNIQETATAISAPSSDEKRFSKDVMQNYLKKKVRPLYIRVSKRYADKLSSDSGPKQPPPSTAVTAQNSSPTTVIAEKKQPETEITAAVSNVKSLKQAGLRVVCKHLGKSRSASSAVAAAPSSSSRRRDDSLLQQQDGIQSAILHCKRSFNASRGQ